From a single Solidesulfovibrio fructosivorans JJ] genomic region:
- a CDS encoding NAD(P)H-dependent oxidoreductase yields the protein MPYAVILAHPRPGSFNHALAHAACAALGRLGAEVRLHDLYAEGFDPLLEAPEMGRDAPLSPSLSLHCREIAAAEGIVIVHPNWWGMPPAILTGWVDRVMRPGVAYEFLEGDNGEGVPRGLLSARGAVVLNTSNTAREREVRVFGDPLERIWKDCVFGLCGVADVRRRMFETVVTSSPGTRQEWLRQTEALILETFSVS from the coding sequence ATGCCATACGCCGTCATTCTGGCCCATCCCCGTCCCGGCAGCTTCAACCATGCCCTGGCCCACGCCGCCTGCGCCGCCCTGGGGCGTCTGGGCGCGGAGGTCCGCTTGCACGACCTCTATGCCGAGGGCTTCGATCCCTTGCTCGAAGCGCCCGAGATGGGCCGCGATGCGCCGTTGTCTCCCTCCCTTTCGCTGCATTGCCGGGAGATCGCCGCCGCCGAGGGCATCGTCATCGTGCATCCCAACTGGTGGGGCATGCCGCCGGCCATTCTCACCGGCTGGGTGGATCGCGTCATGCGCCCGGGCGTTGCTTACGAATTCCTGGAAGGCGACAATGGAGAAGGCGTGCCGCGCGGACTGCTTTCCGCCCGGGGGGCCGTGGTCCTCAACACCTCCAATACGGCCCGGGAACGCGAAGTGCGCGTCTTCGGCGATCCGCTGGAACGTATATGGAAAGACTGCGTCTTCGGCTTGTGCGGCGTGGCCGACGTGCGTCGCCGCATGTTCGAAACCGTCGTCACCAGCAGCCCCGGGACCAGGCAGGAATGGCTGCGCCAAACCGAAGCCCTCATCCTGGAAACCTTTTCCGTCTCCTGA
- a CDS encoding helix-turn-helix domain-containing protein, translated as MPIIVNLDVMLARRKMASKDLAEAVGITAQNLSILKTGKAKAIRFATLEAICRELACQPGDILEYRPDVATVE; from the coding sequence ATGCCGATCATCGTCAACCTCGATGTCATGCTGGCCCGTCGCAAGATGGCCTCCAAGGATCTGGCCGAGGCCGTGGGCATCACCGCCCAGAACCTTTCCATCCTCAAAACCGGAAAGGCCAAGGCCATCCGTTTCGCCACCCTGGAAGCCATCTGCCGGGAGCTCGCCTGCCAACCCGGCGACATTCTGGAATACCGGCCGGATGTCGCCACGGTGGAATAA